One Periophthalmus magnuspinnatus isolate fPerMag1 chromosome 15, fPerMag1.2.pri, whole genome shotgun sequence genomic window carries:
- the emx2 gene encoding homeobox protein EMX2 isoform X2 has protein sequence MFQPTPKRCFTIESLVAKDSPVPASRSEEPIRPAALSYTNTGQMNPFLNGFHSSSRGVYSNPDLVFAEAVSHPPSSAVPVHPVAPPHALAAHPLSSSHSPHPLFGQQRDPSTFYPWLLHRYRYLGHRFQGKSLVSEPKDEVQAAEAGGGGLRIAAEKERLASHKPVEAGHQAVEPRGNRRHIGRLKSRSPAQRLDGTLRGNTSQCHISDLRQLRGRSTGQDLNRQMPH, from the exons ATGTTCCAGCCAACACCCAAGCGGTGTTTTACGATAGAGTCCCTCGTGGCGAAGGACAGTCCGGTGCCGGCGTCCCGGTCCGAGGAGCCCATCCGGCCCGCGGCGCTCAGCTACACCAACACGGGCCAAATGAACCCTTTTCTGAACGGCTTTCACTCCTCGTCCAGAGGTGTCTACTCCAACCCGGACTTGGTGTTTGCTGAGGCGGTGTCTCATCCGCCCAGCTCGGCTGTCCCAGTGCACCCCGTGGCCCCACCGCACGCGCTGGCCGCTCACCCGCTGTCCTCCTCACACAGTCCGCACCCGCTGTTCGGTCAGCAGCGGGACCCGTCCACCTTCTACCCCTGGCTCTTACACAGATACAGATACTTGGGCCACCGGTTTCAAG GTAAAAGTTTGGTTTCAGAACCGAAGGACGAAGTTCAAGCGGCagaagctggaggaggagggctcAGAATCGCAGCAGAAAAAGAAAGGCTCGCATCACATAAACCGGTGGAGGCTGGCCACCAAGCAGTCGAGCCCCGAGGAAATAGACGTCACATCGGACGATTGAAATCACGAAGCCCGGCACAGAGACTGGACGGGACACTGAGGGGTAACACAAGCCAATGTCACATTTCAGATCTGAGGCAGCTGAGGGGGCGCTCCACGGGCCAGGACCTGAACCGACAAATGCCCCACTAA
- the prdx3 gene encoding thioredoxin-dependent peroxide reductase, mitochondrial isoform X2 produces the protein MSLEDFKGKYLVLFFYPLDFTFVCPTEIISFSDKASEFHDVNCDVVGVSVDSHFTHLAWINTPRKAGGLGHIHIPLLADLNKQISRDYGVLLEGPGIALRGLFIIDPHGVVKHMSVNDLPVGRCVEETLRLVKAFQFVETHGEVCPASWTPDSPTIKPTPEGSKEYFEKVHD, from the exons ATGAGTCTTGAGGATTTTAAAGGGAAATATCTGGTCCTCTTTTTCTACCCACTAGACTT TACGTTCGTGTGTCCAACAGAAATCATCTCCTTCAGTGATAAGGCCAGTGAGTTTCATGATGTGAACTGTGATGTGGTGGGTGTGTCTGTGGACTCTCACTTCACTCACCTGGCCTGGATCAACACTCCACGTAAG GCTGGAGGTCTTGGCCACATCCACATTCCCCTGCTCGCTGACCTGAACAAACAGATCTCCAGGGATTATGGGGTGCTGCTGGAAGGGCCTGGGATTGCGCTCAG AGGCCTGTTCATCATTGACCCTCATGGTGTGGTCAAACACATGAGTGTGAATGACCTGCCTGTGGGCCGCTGTGTGGAGGAGACGCTGAGATTGGTCAAAGCGTTTCAGTTTGTGGAGACTCATGGAGAGGTGTGCCCCGCCTCCTGGACCCCCGACTCTCCCACG ATTAAACCAACTCCAGAGGGATCCAAAGAGTACTTTGAAAAAGTTCATGACTAA
- the sfxn4 gene encoding sideroflexin-4 isoform X1 gives MDPNLLHWKGQGQSFLGRLKIWCDLLDPTLLVSSDAEIQKAHTALGSGEKTGEKNSSTAATLALSSVHADTGEVLPIIFRPPAVLPISAPIVYAAFLPHSTVKTALLCQFLLQSYFTAFNYANRNASSAKEKKISLKQLLLNVGTVSYATCTGTLPQIIINRLQVRNVPMQNFCRTVLPVPLAAILAFLNLSTVRSEETDNGIQVFDSEGNAVGLSKAAGEKAVRETALSRAALIGATAAGPNLIASLLQRTRFFQKRSLLLVPLRPFSVVFLLGLMIPVSFSLFPQLGTIKKENLEEELQGAALEGGHLYYHRGL, from the exons ATGGATCCTAATTTATTGCACTGGAAAGGTCAAGGACAG TCTTTTCTTGGACGTCTGAAGATCTGGTGTGACCTTCTGGATCCAACTTTACTGGTGTCTTCAGAT GCTGAAATCCAGAAGGCTCACACTGCTCTTGGAAGCGGAGAAAAAACAGGTGAAAAA AATTCAAGTACAGCTGCCACTCTTGCTCTA TCATCAGTGCATGCAGACACTGGTGAAGTTCTTCCAATAATTTTCCGTCCTCCAG CCGTGTTGCCAATATCAGCTCCCATA GTTTATGCTGCGTTTCTGCCTCATAGCACTGTCAAAACTGCTCTTCTCTGCCAG ttTTTGCTGCAGAGCTACTTCACTGCATTCAACTATGCAAACAGAAATGCTTCATCAGCGAAG GAAAAGAAAATATCTTTAAAGCAGCTTTTGTTAAATGTTGGGACAGTCTCTTATGCGACCTGCACTGGG ACTCTTCCTCAAATCATTATCAACCGTCTTCAAGTGAGGAACGTCCCTATGCAGAATTTCTGTCGGACAGTACTACCAGTCCCTCTTGCAG CAATTTTGGCTTTCTTGAATTTATCCACTGTCCGAAGTGAGGAGACCGATAATGGGATCCAAGTGTTTGACTCAGAGGGGAATGCAGTGGGACTGTCCAAAGCAGCAGGAGAAAAG GCTGTAAGGGAAACTGCATTGTCCCGAGCTGCACTCATTGGTGCAACTGCGGCTGGTCCAAATCTCATAGCTTCACTTCTACAAAG AACTAGATTTTTCCAGAAACGTTCGCTGCTTCTTGTTCCGCTCCGTCCCTTCAGTGTGGTGTTTCTGCTCGGACTCATGATCCCAGTGTCCTTCAGTTTATTTCCGCAGCTGGGAACG ATAAAAAAGGAAAACCTAGAGGAGGAGCTACAGGGTGCAGCGCTGGAAGGAGGACACTTGTATTACCACAGAGGGCTATAG
- the eif3s10 gene encoding eukaryotic translation initiation factor 3 subunit A, translating into MPAYFQRPENALKRANEFLEVGKKQPALDVLYDVIKSKKHRTWQKIHEPIMLKYLELCVDLRKSHLAKEGLYQYKNICQQVNIKSLEDVVRAYLKLAEDKTETAKEESQQMVLDIEDLDNIQTPESVLLSAVSGEDTQDRTDRLLLTPWVKFLWESYRQCLDLLRNNSKVERLYHDIAQQAFKFCLQYTRKAEFRKLCDNLRMHLGQIQRHHNQSTAINLNNPESQSMHLETRLVQLDSAISMELWQEAFKAVEDIHGLFALSKKPPKPQLMANYYNKVSTVFWKSGNALFHACTLHRLYHLSREMRKNLTQEEMQRMSTRVLLATLSIPITPERTDIARLLDMDGIIVEKHRRLATLLGLQSPPTRQSLINDMVRFNLLQYVVPDVKDLYNWLEVDFHPLKLSGRVTKVLDWVREQAEKESDLQQYVPHLQNNTILRLLQQVAQIYQSIEFNRLATLVPFVDAFQLERSIVDAARHCDLQVRIDHSSRTLSFGSDLNYSTKEDSPVGPFLQNMPSEQIRNQLTAMSASLAKAIQVIKPTSILQEREEQHQQAIAAYLKNARKDHQRILARRQTIEERKERLESLNIQREKEELEQREAEMQKVRKAEEERLRQEAKEREKERIMQEHEQIKKKTVRERLEQIKKTELGAKAFKDIDIEDLEELDPDFIMAKQVEQLEKEKKELQERLKNQEKKIDYFERAKRLEEIPLIKKAYEEQRVKDMELWELQEEERISNMKVEREKALEHKKRMSRMIEDKENFLSKITVARSCIYEEKLKAFQARLVEERKKRMEERKRKRKEDRRNDYYRMKEEEAQRIHEEQLKKEREERERLEQEQREEEEREYQERLRKLEEQERKQRARQQEIEERERKREEERRAPEREERAKDWGDKEKEESGWRKRTEARPEGGDSEWRRPVPERDWRQEGRDEDREEREGPFRRDAPRRDDRGRRGFDDERGPRRGGEEDRPIRRGMDDDRGPRRGFDDDRGPRRGGDEDRAPRRGFDEDRGPRRGFDDGPPRRGLEDRIPRRGADDDWGPRRGGEDRDERTPRRGLDEGRERRGDDAKPWKPLGRPGGWREREKAREESWGPPRGARDEADDEGEERSERFRERRPPREEGVWRRGGEEGGGSWREARREEPERDRDVGRDRDMGQDRDDRRDRDRDDRRGDRRDRERRDDRENRGPPRDLDNGGSWRRSGDDKREERERPRERAPERDREEDKAWHTEKEAPRRTPKNETDDDGWTTVRR; encoded by the exons ATGCCGGCGTATTTTCAACGGCCCGAGAATGCTCTTAAACGAGCGAACG AGTTTCTGGAGGTTGGCAAGAAGCAGCCTGCCTTGGATGTCCTGTACGATGTCATCAAGAGCAAGAAGCATCGAACATGGCAGAAGATCCACGAGCCCATCATGCTCaaatacctggagctgtgtgtggacCTGCGCAAAAGCCACCTGGCCAAGGAGGGTCTCTACCAGTACAAGAACATCTGTCAGCAG GTGAACATCAAGTCCCTAGAGGATGTGGTTCGGGCCTACCTCAAACTGGCTGAGGATAAAACTGAAACGGCTAAAGAGGAGTCTCAACAGATGGTCCTAGACATCGAGGATCTGGACAACATCCAGACTCCAGAGAG TGTGCTGCTGAGTGCTGTGAGCGGAGAGGACACTCAGGACCGCACAGACCGGCTGCTCTTGACTCCGTGGGTGAAGTTTTTGTGGGAGTCATATCGTCAGTGTCTGGACCTGCTCCGAAATAACTCCAAAGTGGAACGCCTCTATCATGACATTGCTCAGCAAG CCTTCAAGTTCTGCCTGCAGTACACCCGTAAGGCGGAGTTCCGTAAGCTCTGCGATAACCTGAGGATGCATCTGGGCCAGATCCAGCGTCACCACAACCAGAGCACGGCCATCAACCTGAACAACCCTGAGTCCCAGTCCATGCACCTCGAGACCCGCCTGGTGCAGCTTGACAGCGCCATCAGCATGGAGCTCTGGCAG GAAGCGTTCAAGGCAGTTGAGGACATCCACGGCCTGTTCGCTCTGTCCAAGAAGCCCCCAAAGCCTCAGCTCATggccaactactacaacaaagtGTCCACTGTGTTCTGGAAGTCTGGGAATGCCCTATTCCACGCCTGCACCCTGCACCGCCTCTACCACCTATCCAGGGAGATGCGCAAGAACCTCACTCAGGAGGAGATGCAGAG GATGTCTACTCGAGTCCTCTTGGCCACTCTGTCCATTCCCATCACTCCTGAGCGCACGGACATCGCTCGTCTGCTGGACATGGACGGGATTATTGTGGAGAAGCATCGGAGACTGGCCACACTCCTGGGTCTGCAGTCTCCGCCCACACGCCAGAGTCTCATCAATGACATG gtGAGGTTTAACCTGCTGCAATATGTGGTTCCTGACGTGAAGGACCTGTATAACTGGCTTGAGGTCGACTTCCATCCTCTGAAGCTCAGTGGAAGAGTCACCAAG GTGTTGGACTGGGTGAGAGAACAGGCTGAGAAGGAGTCAGATCTTCAACAGTATGTCCctcatctccaaaacaacactATCCTCAGACTCCTGCAACAA GTGGCGCAGATCTATCAGAGCATTGAGTTTAACCGTTTGGCCACCCTGGTTCCTTTTGTGGATGCTTTCCAGTTGGAGCGCTCCATTGTGGATGCTGCTCGTCACTGCGACCTACAG GTGCGCATTGACCACTCATCTCGGACCCTGAGTTTTGGCTCTGATCTGAATTATTCAACCAAAGAGGACTCTCCGGTTGGGCCCTTCCTGCAGAACATGCCCTCGGAACAGATCAGGAACCAGCTCACGGCCATGTCTGCTTCTCTGGCTAAAGCCATACAGGTCATCAAGCCCACATCCATCCTG CAAGAGCGTGAGGAGCAGCACCAACAGGCCATCGCAGCTTACCTGAAAAACGCCCGTAAAGACCATCAGCGAATCCTGGCCCGACGACAGACcatagaggagagaaaagagcgCCTGGAGAGTCTGAACATCcagagggaaaaggaggagctggagcagagggaggcGGAGATGCAGAAGGTCCGAAAGGCCGAAGAGGAGAGGCTTAGACAGGAGGccaaggagagggagaaggagcgGATCATGCAGGAACATGAACAAATCAAGAAGAAGACTGTGAGGGAAAGACTGGAGCAGATCAAGAAGACTGAGCTTGGAGCCAAGGCCTTTAAAGACATTGATATTGAG GACCTGGAGGAGTTGGACCCAGACTTCATCATGGCCAAACAAGTGGAGCAGCTcgagaaggagaagaaagaaCTTCAAGAGCGACTCAAGAATCAAGAAAAGAAG ATTGACTACTTTGAGAGAGCCAAACGCCTTGAGGAGATCCCCCTGATCAAAAAGGCGTACGAGGAGCAACGTGTTAAAGACATGGAGCTCTGGGAactacaggaggaggagagg atCAGTAACATGaaggtggagagggagaaggcCCTGGAGCACAAGAAGCGCATGTCCAGGATGATCGAGGACAAGGAGAACTTTTTGTCTAAGATCACAGTCGCTCGTAGCTGCATTTATGAG GAAAAACTGAAGGCATTCCAGGCTCGTttggtggaggagaggaaaaagagaatgGAAGAACGGAAGAGGAAACGCAAAGAAGACCGACGCAACGACTACTACCGcatgaaagaggaggaggcccAGCGCATCCACGAGGAGCAGCTCAAGAAGG AGCGTGAGGAGAGGGAGCGCTTGGAGCAGGAGCagcgtgaggaggaggagcgggaaTACCAGGAGCGTCTAAGGAaactggaggagcaggagaggaagcagagagcCCGACAACAGGAGATCGAAGAGAGAGAacggaagagagaggaggagaggagggctccagagagggaggagagggccaAG GACTGGGGTGAcaaggaaaaggaggagagcgGCTGGAGGAAGAGGACTGAAGCCCGCCCTGAGGGAGGAGACTCAGAGTGGCGCCGCCCTGTACCTGAGCG TGACTGGAGACAGGAGGGCCGTgacgaggacagagaggagcgtGAAGGCCCCTTCAGACGGGACGCCCCACGCAGGgatgacagagggaggaggggctttGACGACGAGCGTGGCCCgcggagaggaggggaggaagaccGCCCCATACGCAGAGGCATGGACGACGATCGTGGGCCCAGGAGAGGCTTCGACGATGACCGAG GTCCCAGACGCGGAGGTGATGAGGACCGCGCTCCCAGGAGAGGGTTCGATGAAGACCGTGGACCGAGGAGGGGCTTTGACGATGGACCCCCACGCAGAGGCCTGGAGGACAGAATTCCGAGGAGGGGGGCAGATGACGACTGGGGTCCCAGACGAGGAGGGGAGGATCGGGATGAGCGCACTCCAAGGAGAGGCCTGGATGAGGGACGGGAGCGCAGAGGAGACGATGCTAAACCATGGAAGCCTCTTGGACGCCCAG GCGGCTGGCGTGAGCGGGAGAAGGCCCGAGAAGAGAGCTGGGGTCCTCCTCGTGGAGCTCGAGACGAAGCTGATGacgaaggagaggagaggtctGAGCGCTTCAGGGAGAGACGCCCCCCCAG AGAGGAGGGTGTGTggcgcagaggaggagaggaggggggaggcagCTGGAGAGAAGCTCGCCGTGAGGAGCCAGAGCGGGACAGAGACGTGGGCCGTGACCGAGACATGGGCCAAGACCGTGACGACCGTCGTGATAGAGACAGAGACGATCGCCGTGGAGACCGTCGAGACAGGGAACGCCGTGACgacagagagaacaggggaCCTCCACGAGATCTTGACAATG GTGGTTCTTGGCGTCGCAGTGGTGATGATAAACGTGAGGAGAGGGAACGTCCCAGAGAGCGAGCTCCAGAGCGAGACCGCGAAGAAGACAAGGCCTGGCATACAGAGAAGGAAGCCCCTCGCCGTACCCCCAAAAATGAGACCGATGATGACGGCTGGACCACTGTACGCCGTtaa
- the dennd10 gene encoding DENN domain-containing protein 10, with protein sequence MAATEHQLMISVGLIEKDVNGDTLWVWCYPFVDSELRQVLLSKCCLSQNTKDFHTFVFGQFKRTWYYISTVEVQEPTALKKVTHFSIVVTAKDFNPEKYAALSRILCRTYVKYGSPVKMLEAYITVFTKGVCQSDENGSFLIKDYDVRKAYLAGSVKDIVAQFGMETIILYTALMLKKRVVVHHPRIEALLEFTRVLPALAWHRKDWSILHPYVNLTDIELEDLNKCSGYVAGFVDPEVSNRGDLFDVYVNLPDSIITVSPSAKESMSMGKLHKEIGLLILQSAEDAEKSDSQVIKDISVKTKELVTNLVALAEQCEDSKLTLESLKRHHFPPATENFLFHLAAAEQLLRI encoded by the exons atggcagctactGAACACCAGCTCATGATAAGCGTCGGGCTCATTG AGAAAGATGTGAATGGGGACACTCTGTGGGTTTGGTGTTACCCATTTGTGGACTCTGAGCTGAGGCAGGTGCTGCTGTCTAAATGCTGTCTGTCCCAAAACACTAAGGACTtccacacttttgtttttggccaaTTCAAACGCACATGGTACTACATCAGCACAGTTGAGGTACAGGAGCCGACTGCGCTCAAAAAG gttacACATTTTTCCATCGTAGTTACAGCAAAAGATTTTAATCCAGAGAAGTATGCAGCTCTCAGTAGGATACTATGCAG GACATATGTAAAATACGGCAGCCCAGTGAAAATGTTGGAGGCATACATCACCGTCTTCACCAAAGGAGTCTGTCAGAGCGATGAGAACGGCTCCTTTCTCATTAAGGACTATGACGTGCGGAAAGCATATTTAGCTGGTTCTGTTAAAG ATATTGTAGCACAGTTTGGTATGGAGACTATTATCCTGTACACAGCACTAATGCTAAAAAAGAGAGTAGTTGTACATCACCCTCGAATTGAAGCACTGTTAGAGTTTACTAG AGTTCTTCCAGCATTGGCCTGGCACAGAAAAGACTGGTCCATTTTACATCCATATGTGAATCTGACAGACATTGAATTAGaagatttaaataaatgttcag GATATGTGGCAGGTTTTGTGGACCCAGAGGTGAGCAACAGAGGAGACCTATTTGACGTCTACGTGAATCTACCAGACAGCATCATCACAGTGTCGCCAAGTGCAAAAG AGTCTATGTCTATGGGAAAGTTGCACAAAGAGATTGGTCTCCTTATTCTCCAGTCAGCGGAGGATGCAGAGAAGTCAGACAGTCAAGTTATAAAG GACATTTCAGTAAAGACTAAAGAGCTCGTTACAAACCTGGTGGCCCTGGCTGAGCAGTGTGAAGACTCCAAACTCACTTTAGAGAGTTTAAAACGGCACCATTTTCCTCCAGCCACAGAAAACTTCCTGTTTCACCTGGCAGCGGCCGAACAACTTCTACGGATATGA
- the prdx3 gene encoding thioredoxin-dependent peroxide reductase, mitochondrial isoform X1: MAATIGRLFRTSVRFAAGGLRAATCQNAAKVLTAPALQKACFSTGLSRWGAAVTQPAPAFKATAVHNGEFREMSLEDFKGKYLVLFFYPLDFTFVCPTEIISFSDKASEFHDVNCDVVGVSVDSHFTHLAWINTPRKAGGLGHIHIPLLADLNKQISRDYGVLLEGPGIALRGLFIIDPHGVVKHMSVNDLPVGRCVEETLRLVKAFQFVETHGEVCPASWTPDSPTIKPTPEGSKEYFEKVHD; encoded by the exons ATGGCGGCTACCATTGGAAGACTATTCAGGACAAGT gTGAGGTTTGCTGCTGGAGGGCTCAGAGCAGCCACCTGTCAAAATGCTGCTAAAGTCCTCACTGCACCTGCCCTTCAGAAAGCCTGCTTCTCCACTG gtttgtcaagatGGGGAGCTGCAGTCACTCAGCCTGCTCCTGCGTTCAAAGCCACGGCAGTTCACAATGGAGAGTTCAGGGAGATGAGTCTTGAGGATTTTAAAGGGAAATATCTGGTCCTCTTTTTCTACCCACTAGACTT TACGTTCGTGTGTCCAACAGAAATCATCTCCTTCAGTGATAAGGCCAGTGAGTTTCATGATGTGAACTGTGATGTGGTGGGTGTGTCTGTGGACTCTCACTTCACTCACCTGGCCTGGATCAACACTCCACGTAAG GCTGGAGGTCTTGGCCACATCCACATTCCCCTGCTCGCTGACCTGAACAAACAGATCTCCAGGGATTATGGGGTGCTGCTGGAAGGGCCTGGGATTGCGCTCAG AGGCCTGTTCATCATTGACCCTCATGGTGTGGTCAAACACATGAGTGTGAATGACCTGCCTGTGGGCCGCTGTGTGGAGGAGACGCTGAGATTGGTCAAAGCGTTTCAGTTTGTGGAGACTCATGGAGAGGTGTGCCCCGCCTCCTGGACCCCCGACTCTCCCACG ATTAAACCAACTCCAGAGGGATCCAAAGAGTACTTTGAAAAAGTTCATGACTAA
- the emx2 gene encoding homeobox protein EMX2 isoform X1, which produces MFQPTPKRCFTIESLVAKDSPVPASRSEEPIRPAALSYTNTGQMNPFLNGFHSSSRGVYSNPDLVFAEAVSHPPSSAVPVHPVAPPHALAAHPLSSSHSPHPLFGQQRDPSTFYPWLLHRYRYLGHRFQGNETSPESFLLHNALARKPKRIRTAFSPSQLLRLEHAFEKNHYVVGAERKQLAHSLSLTETQVKVWFQNRRTKFKRQKLEEEGSESQQKKKGSHHINRWRLATKQSSPEEIDVTSDD; this is translated from the exons ATGTTCCAGCCAACACCCAAGCGGTGTTTTACGATAGAGTCCCTCGTGGCGAAGGACAGTCCGGTGCCGGCGTCCCGGTCCGAGGAGCCCATCCGGCCCGCGGCGCTCAGCTACACCAACACGGGCCAAATGAACCCTTTTCTGAACGGCTTTCACTCCTCGTCCAGAGGTGTCTACTCCAACCCGGACTTGGTGTTTGCTGAGGCGGTGTCTCATCCGCCCAGCTCGGCTGTCCCAGTGCACCCCGTGGCCCCACCGCACGCGCTGGCCGCTCACCCGCTGTCCTCCTCACACAGTCCGCACCCGCTGTTCGGTCAGCAGCGGGACCCGTCCACCTTCTACCCCTGGCTCTTACACAGATACAGATACTTGGGCCACCGGTTTCAAG GAAATGAAACGAGTCCAGAGAGTTTCCTTTTGCACAACGCGCTGGCCAGAAAACCCAAGCGGATCCGGACGGCGTTCTCCCCCTCGCAGCTGCTGAGGCTGGAGCACGCCTTTGAGAAAAACCATTACGTGGTGGGAGCCGAGAGGAAGCAGCTCGCGCACAGCCTTAGCCTCACAGAAACTCAG GTAAAAGTTTGGTTTCAGAACCGAAGGACGAAGTTCAAGCGGCagaagctggaggaggagggctcAGAATCGCAGCAGAAAAAGAAAGGCTCGCATCACATAAACCGGTGGAGGCTGGCCACCAAGCAGTCGAGCCCCGAGGAAATAGACGTCACATCGGACGATTGA
- the sfxn4 gene encoding sideroflexin-4 isoform X2: MLKSRRLTLLLEAEKKQNSSTAATLALSSVHADTGEVLPIIFRPPAVLPISAPIVYAAFLPHSTVKTALLCQFLLQSYFTAFNYANRNASSAKEKKISLKQLLLNVGTVSYATCTGTLPQIIINRLQVRNVPMQNFCRTVLPVPLAAILAFLNLSTVRSEETDNGIQVFDSEGNAVGLSKAAGEKAVRETALSRAALIGATAAGPNLIASLLQRTRFFQKRSLLLVPLRPFSVVFLLGLMIPVSFSLFPQLGTIKKENLEEELQGAALEGGHLYYHRGL; encoded by the exons AT GCTGAAATCCAGAAGGCTCACACTGCTCTTGGAAGCGGAGAAAAAACAG AATTCAAGTACAGCTGCCACTCTTGCTCTA TCATCAGTGCATGCAGACACTGGTGAAGTTCTTCCAATAATTTTCCGTCCTCCAG CCGTGTTGCCAATATCAGCTCCCATA GTTTATGCTGCGTTTCTGCCTCATAGCACTGTCAAAACTGCTCTTCTCTGCCAG ttTTTGCTGCAGAGCTACTTCACTGCATTCAACTATGCAAACAGAAATGCTTCATCAGCGAAG GAAAAGAAAATATCTTTAAAGCAGCTTTTGTTAAATGTTGGGACAGTCTCTTATGCGACCTGCACTGGG ACTCTTCCTCAAATCATTATCAACCGTCTTCAAGTGAGGAACGTCCCTATGCAGAATTTCTGTCGGACAGTACTACCAGTCCCTCTTGCAG CAATTTTGGCTTTCTTGAATTTATCCACTGTCCGAAGTGAGGAGACCGATAATGGGATCCAAGTGTTTGACTCAGAGGGGAATGCAGTGGGACTGTCCAAAGCAGCAGGAGAAAAG GCTGTAAGGGAAACTGCATTGTCCCGAGCTGCACTCATTGGTGCAACTGCGGCTGGTCCAAATCTCATAGCTTCACTTCTACAAAG AACTAGATTTTTCCAGAAACGTTCGCTGCTTCTTGTTCCGCTCCGTCCCTTCAGTGTGGTGTTTCTGCTCGGACTCATGATCCCAGTGTCCTTCAGTTTATTTCCGCAGCTGGGAACG ATAAAAAAGGAAAACCTAGAGGAGGAGCTACAGGGTGCAGCGCTGGAAGGAGGACACTTGTATTACCACAGAGGGCTATAG